One stretch of Chitinophaga pendula DNA includes these proteins:
- a CDS encoding DUF2279 domain-containing protein translates to MKRMLLSLLLSFHLLTVAGQRRALFDIPDTTIRGRVWMMGVANAALYGGTLLALNRAWYRDYPKSSFHFINDNREWLQMDKFGHVFSAYLESKYSRELWRWTGLPRKQQIWIGGMSGFAYQSVIEILDGYSRDWGFSWGDMGANAIGSGLVISQELLWDQQRIQLKFSYFPRRYPDPVLEERSRQVFGDSFMGRMLKDYNSQTYWLSVNLSSFMPESRLPRWLNIAIGYGADDMYGARPESWPTEAHPMPGYENIHRYRQFYLSPDIDFTRIPTRSKGLKVLFHVLNMVKLPAPALELTSNGRFRVKAIKF, encoded by the coding sequence ATGAAAAGGATGTTATTATCACTCCTTTTATCTTTTCATTTACTGACCGTTGCCGGTCAGCGGCGGGCGTTGTTCGATATACCGGATACTACGATACGGGGGCGTGTATGGATGATGGGTGTTGCCAATGCTGCTTTGTATGGCGGTACGTTGCTGGCGCTTAACCGGGCTTGGTACCGGGATTATCCGAAATCTTCCTTTCATTTTATTAATGATAACCGGGAGTGGTTGCAGATGGATAAGTTCGGTCATGTGTTCAGTGCTTACCTGGAGAGTAAATACAGCCGGGAGTTGTGGCGATGGACGGGGTTGCCGAGGAAGCAGCAGATATGGATCGGCGGGATGAGTGGGTTTGCTTATCAGTCGGTGATAGAGATCCTGGACGGCTATTCGCGGGACTGGGGATTTTCGTGGGGGGATATGGGTGCGAATGCGATTGGTTCGGGGTTGGTGATCAGCCAGGAGTTGTTGTGGGATCAGCAGCGTATACAGTTGAAGTTTTCTTATTTTCCGCGACGTTATCCTGACCCGGTGTTGGAAGAGCGGAGCCGGCAGGTATTCGGCGATAGTTTTATGGGGCGGATGCTGAAGGATTATAATTCGCAGACTTACTGGCTGTCGGTGAATCTTTCTTCTTTTATGCCTGAGAGCCGGTTGCCACGTTGGTTGAATATTGCGATCGGTTATGGTGCGGATGACATGTATGGTGCGCGGCCGGAGAGTTGGCCTACGGAGGCGCATCCTATGCCGGGTTATGAGAACATACACCGTTACCGGCAGTTTTATCTTTCTCCTGATATTGACTTCACCCGTATTCCTACGCGGAGTAAGGGTTTGAAGGTATTATTCCACGTATTGAATATGGTAAAATTACCGGCTCCTGCGCTGGAGCTTACTTCTAACGGGCGTTTCCGGGTGAAGGCCATAAAATTCTAA
- a CDS encoding phospho-sugar mutase — translation MDINIESKVAQWLSGQFDADTVAAVKDLQQRPEELADAFYRNLEFGTGGLRGIMGVGTNRMNKYTVGMATQGFANYLRQAFDGEVKIAIAHDSRNNSRYFAEVAANVMAANGIKVLLFESLRPTPELSFTIRHHQCQGGIVLTASHNPREYNGYKAYWNDGAQLIPPHDKNVIREVEQISSVDEVKWSGGEANITSIGKAEDEAYLQVLKGLSIHPDVIASQHDLKIVYTPIHGTGITLVPEILQRFGFTNVHVVEEQATPDGNFPTVVYPNPEEAEAMSMGLKKAKELDAAILLGTDPDADRVGIAVKDLQGEWILLNGNQTAVLLFNYIIEGRKQKGLAQPNDYVCKTVVTSDLIDVFAAKNGVACYNVLTGFKWIAELIREKEGKEQFICGGEESYGYMIGDRVRDKDAVASVAMICEMAAFARSQGRSLYEQLIDIYVKYGFYKEHLISITRKGMKGAEEIAEMMRGYRENPPTEINGAAVVAVYDYQLQQIKDLKSGETKAIALPKSNVLQFVLADGSKISARPSGTEPKIKFYFSVHQPLDSAAHFDIVNGQLDQRIQGIISGLKLN, via the coding sequence ATGGATATTAATATTGAAAGCAAAGTAGCGCAGTGGTTGAGCGGGCAATTTGACGCTGACACTGTCGCTGCTGTAAAAGACCTGCAACAACGCCCCGAAGAGCTGGCTGATGCCTTTTACCGTAATCTTGAATTTGGTACTGGAGGTTTGCGGGGGATTATGGGTGTGGGTACTAACCGTATGAATAAGTATACGGTGGGTATGGCAACCCAGGGGTTTGCTAACTACCTGCGTCAGGCATTTGACGGGGAAGTGAAGATAGCGATCGCGCATGACAGCCGTAATAACAGCCGTTATTTTGCGGAGGTGGCTGCTAATGTGATGGCTGCCAATGGTATTAAGGTGTTGTTGTTTGAAAGTTTGCGTCCTACGCCGGAGCTTTCATTTACTATCCGTCATCATCAGTGCCAGGGAGGTATAGTGCTTACCGCCTCTCATAATCCCCGGGAGTACAATGGTTACAAGGCCTATTGGAATGACGGGGCGCAGTTGATACCGCCGCACGACAAAAATGTGATCCGGGAGGTAGAGCAGATCTCTTCTGTGGATGAGGTGAAATGGAGTGGTGGCGAGGCGAATATCACGTCGATCGGGAAGGCAGAAGATGAGGCTTACCTGCAGGTTTTGAAGGGATTATCCATTCATCCGGATGTTATTGCTTCGCAACATGATCTAAAAATTGTCTACACACCTATACACGGTACGGGTATTACGCTGGTGCCGGAGATACTGCAACGTTTCGGGTTTACCAACGTGCATGTGGTGGAGGAGCAGGCTACTCCTGACGGTAACTTCCCTACGGTAGTATATCCGAATCCGGAGGAAGCGGAAGCGATGAGTATGGGTCTGAAAAAGGCGAAGGAGCTGGATGCGGCGATCCTGTTGGGTACTGACCCGGATGCTGACCGGGTGGGTATTGCGGTAAAGGATCTGCAGGGCGAGTGGATACTGTTGAATGGTAACCAGACGGCGGTATTGTTATTTAACTACATTATTGAAGGACGTAAGCAGAAGGGGTTGGCGCAACCGAATGATTATGTATGTAAGACGGTAGTGACCTCTGATCTTATCGATGTATTTGCGGCAAAGAACGGGGTAGCCTGTTATAATGTGCTGACTGGGTTTAAATGGATTGCTGAGCTGATCCGTGAGAAGGAAGGCAAGGAGCAGTTCATCTGTGGTGGTGAGGAGTCTTACGGTTATATGATTGGAGATAGGGTGCGTGACAAGGATGCGGTGGCATCTGTGGCGATGATCTGTGAGATGGCTGCATTTGCGCGTAGCCAGGGGCGTTCTTTATATGAGCAGCTGATTGATATCTATGTAAAATATGGTTTCTACAAGGAGCACCTGATCTCTATTACGCGCAAGGGTATGAAGGGAGCAGAGGAGATTGCGGAGATGATGCGTGGTTACCGTGAAAATCCGCCTACGGAGATCAACGGAGCTGCGGTGGTGGCGGTGTATGATTACCAGTTGCAGCAGATCAAGGATCTGAAGAGCGGCGAGACGAAAGCGATAGCGTTGCCGAAGTCGAATGTATTACAGTTTGTGCTGGCGGACGGTAGTAAGATCTCTGCCCGTCCTTCCGGAACGGAGCCTAAGATCAAGTTTTACTTCAGTGTGCACCAGCCATTGGATAGTGCTGCTCATTTCGATATTGTAAATGGACAGCTGGATCAGCGTATACAAGGTATTATCAGCGGTCTAAAACTGAATTAG